Proteins encoded in a region of the Paenibacillus sp. W2I17 genome:
- a CDS encoding exonuclease domain-containing protein, whose protein sequence is MREPARGNTGFWNSLRQGGVPSAIASIMGAPTAQHMAFIRSMMREQRRPEVLHTPLNELDAVVFDLETTGFSPQHGDEIISFGAVRIHGGVVLEGEQFYTVVQSKTAVPEHITELTGITQEMTLDAPTLLEGLHDFMSFVGGNVLIAHASAHDRAFLNAALWRTSKVRLTHRLIDTMMLARWLEPSRPGYGLDELLESRGIPIYGRHHALEDSKMTAQLWSCYLEDMTRKNVETLGDLYTQLSHA, encoded by the coding sequence ATGAGAGAGCCGGCAAGGGGCAATACAGGATTCTGGAATTCGCTGCGTCAGGGAGGGGTTCCTTCCGCCATCGCTTCCATTATGGGAGCCCCTACGGCGCAACACATGGCGTTTATCCGTTCGATGATGAGAGAACAGCGCAGACCTGAGGTTCTGCATACACCTCTAAATGAGCTGGACGCAGTTGTATTTGATCTGGAAACGACGGGATTTTCACCCCAGCATGGGGATGAGATTATCTCATTTGGTGCGGTCCGTATACATGGTGGTGTAGTTCTGGAAGGAGAGCAGTTCTATACGGTGGTGCAGTCCAAGACTGCGGTTCCGGAACATATTACTGAACTTACAGGTATTACGCAGGAGATGACGCTGGACGCACCAACTTTGCTGGAAGGGCTGCATGATTTCATGTCTTTTGTAGGTGGAAATGTTCTGATTGCACACGCAAGTGCGCATGACCGAGCCTTTCTGAATGCAGCTCTGTGGCGGACTTCAAAAGTAAGACTGACGCATCGTTTAATTGATACGATGATGTTGGCCCGCTGGCTTGAACCAAGCAGGCCGGGGTATGGTCTGGATGAATTGCTGGAATCCAGAGGGATTCCGATCTATGGGCGTCACCATGCACTGGAAGATTCAAAAATGACTGCACAGTTATGGTCCTGTTATCTGGAGGACATGACTCGTAAAAATGTGGAGACCTTGGGTGATTTGTATACCCAGCTAAGTCACGCATAA
- a CDS encoding DUF294 nucleotidyltransferase-like domain-containing protein: protein MEPISYTNYSWSYQGIDGAVSSQELRQARVILQNELQELLSASLSPIEWYQTVNELHDRIARKAVELCIQGMVEEGFGQPPVPYAFIVFGSSGREEATLWSDQDNGMIISDTPHEGKEEYFAQLGQRMTDMLEELGYAKCEGKVMCSEPLWRKTLASWKQQLADWSSDLNWEPVRNLIIASDMRFVAGEQSLAEEWITSFYEQFRLVPELSDAVLRNTVKHKATLNVLGRVVTERFGEHAGGFDVKYGLYIPLVNSARYLALQHGIKESSTLKRMERLTSLEAVPFTLLDACQRAFLAALKFRRNTPVVIQGDLQHSSGFLDEKQMKQKQIHYELRDTLGLVRRVHRALQRQLRFAERRRP, encoded by the coding sequence ATGGAACCCATCTCGTATACAAACTATTCCTGGTCTTATCAGGGAATCGATGGTGCGGTGTCTTCTCAAGAACTGCGCCAGGCACGTGTGATATTACAGAACGAGCTCCAGGAATTGTTGTCCGCTTCCTTGTCGCCGATAGAGTGGTACCAAACGGTAAATGAACTGCATGACCGGATTGCACGGAAAGCAGTAGAGTTATGCATTCAGGGGATGGTTGAGGAAGGCTTCGGCCAACCTCCCGTCCCCTATGCCTTTATCGTATTTGGCAGTTCCGGCAGGGAAGAAGCAACGTTATGGAGTGATCAGGATAATGGCATGATCATTAGCGATACTCCGCATGAAGGTAAAGAGGAATATTTTGCTCAGCTCGGACAGCGAATGACGGATATGTTGGAAGAGCTTGGTTACGCCAAATGCGAAGGCAAAGTCATGTGTTCTGAACCACTGTGGAGAAAAACGCTGGCGTCATGGAAGCAACAATTAGCAGATTGGAGCTCGGATCTGAATTGGGAGCCCGTTCGTAATCTGATTATTGCTTCAGACATGCGTTTTGTTGCAGGTGAGCAAAGCCTGGCGGAGGAATGGATCACGAGTTTTTATGAACAGTTCAGACTGGTTCCTGAACTTTCGGATGCAGTTCTTCGCAATACGGTTAAACATAAAGCTACATTAAATGTACTTGGACGTGTGGTCACAGAACGATTTGGTGAACATGCAGGCGGATTTGATGTCAAGTATGGTTTGTACATTCCACTGGTGAACAGTGCCCGTTATTTGGCTTTGCAACATGGGATCAAGGAGTCATCTACGTTAAAAAGAATGGAGAGATTAACTTCACTTGAAGCTGTTCCATTTACATTACTGGATGCATGCCAGCGGGCCTTCTTAGCCGCTTTGAAATTTCGCAGAAATACTCCGGTTGTCATCCAAGGGGATTTGCAACATAGCAGTGGGTTCCTGGATGAGAAACAGATGAAACAAAAGCAAATTCATTATGAGCTCAGGGATACGCTTGGGTTGGTACGACGAGTGCATCGTGCTTTGCAAAGACAGTTGCGTTTTGCAGAAAGGAGACGTCCATGA
- a CDS encoding ammonium transporter, with the protein MRKKWLVSVLVMLTLFAFPVSAFAAAEGPTNIELQSGLNSAFTFLAVVLVFLMQGGFALLEAGSTRMKNAGHIAGKTILTLGISVIAFWALGFGLGFGNGNSFFGTTGFFLSGDKMAASFESLAFSDVPLTIKFVFHLAFAAVSLAIACGGMAERAKMSVYIVFGTLYTIIMYPVVAHWVWGGGWLAELGMQDFAGSTVVHLTGATAALVATILLKPRIGKYNKDGKPNIIPGHNQVYSVLGVIILWIGWFGFNPGSTLSAMGDGFFGYVALTTNVAAAAGGVAALLISWAVLGKSDIPSMLNGVLAALVAITGACAFVEPWAALVIGALAGIITFFTAQYFDRKGIDDPIYAFSVHGIAGMWGAISTGLFATPELAENAGVGQAGLFYGGGFHQLGVQLLGLAGAFAFVLVMSFIILGGMKAIMGIRVTEEEETMGLDISEHGTYGYPEQMKNVDSKSNGGTFSS; encoded by the coding sequence ATGAGAAAGAAATGGTTGGTTTCCGTGTTAGTAATGCTTACTTTGTTCGCTTTTCCGGTCAGCGCATTTGCGGCTGCGGAGGGTCCGACTAACATTGAACTTCAAAGTGGTTTGAACTCAGCCTTTACGTTTTTGGCTGTTGTACTCGTGTTCTTGATGCAAGGGGGATTTGCTTTACTCGAAGCGGGTTCAACACGAATGAAGAATGCAGGACACATTGCGGGTAAGACCATCCTGACATTGGGAATTTCAGTTATTGCCTTCTGGGCTTTGGGTTTCGGTCTTGGTTTCGGTAATGGTAACAGCTTCTTTGGAACAACAGGATTCTTCCTGAGTGGTGACAAGATGGCTGCTTCCTTCGAATCACTGGCTTTCTCCGATGTTCCACTGACTATTAAATTCGTATTCCACCTCGCCTTTGCGGCGGTATCTCTGGCCATTGCCTGCGGTGGTATGGCTGAACGTGCAAAGATGAGCGTATATATTGTTTTCGGTACTCTTTATACCATTATCATGTATCCGGTTGTTGCTCACTGGGTATGGGGCGGCGGCTGGTTGGCTGAGCTGGGTATGCAAGACTTTGCAGGATCGACAGTTGTTCACTTGACTGGTGCGACTGCAGCATTGGTAGCGACCATCTTGTTGAAACCACGTATTGGTAAATATAACAAAGACGGCAAACCTAACATCATTCCAGGTCACAACCAAGTGTATTCCGTACTCGGGGTTATTATCCTCTGGATCGGTTGGTTCGGATTCAACCCAGGTAGTACATTATCTGCCATGGGGGATGGATTCTTCGGTTATGTTGCATTGACTACTAACGTAGCTGCTGCAGCTGGTGGTGTTGCTGCGCTGTTGATCTCATGGGCAGTTCTTGGTAAGTCTGATATTCCTAGCATGTTAAACGGTGTGCTTGCGGCACTCGTTGCGATTACAGGAGCATGTGCATTCGTTGAACCTTGGGCAGCGCTGGTTATCGGTGCTCTGGCGGGTATCATCACATTCTTCACAGCACAGTACTTCGATCGTAAAGGAATTGACGATCCAATCTACGCTTTCTCCGTGCATGGTATTGCTGGTATGTGGGGTGCGATCTCCACGGGCTTGTTCGCTACTCCTGAACTTGCCGAGAATGCTGGTGTAGGTCAAGCGGGTCTGTTCTATGGCGGTGGATTCCACCAATTGGGCGTACAGCTTCTTGGTCTGGCAGGTGCTTTTGCCTTCGTACTGGTAATGTCCTTCATTATTCTGGGCGGAATGAAAGCGATCATGGGCATCCGTGTTACTGAAGAAGAAGAAACAATGGGTCTGGATATCAGTGAGCACGGTACTTACGGATACCCTGAACAAATGAAAAATGTAGATTCTAAATCCAATGGTGGTACGTTCAGCTCCTGA
- a CDS encoding MerR family transcriptional regulator, with amino-acid sequence MKLFRIGELAKTAGVSERTIDYYTKLGLIAPEERTQKNYRLYSNETLTRLERIVQMKQEKYSLDEIKQSLEKWRLVSTEEQVASKLTTLELHVQQLEREVNELKPLLGEMKPVQARKMMAGLLTKSAGTMEALKILLENTMM; translated from the coding sequence ATGAAACTTTTTCGGATTGGCGAACTCGCCAAGACCGCTGGTGTTAGTGAACGGACGATTGATTATTACACAAAGCTTGGACTAATCGCTCCCGAAGAACGTACACAAAAAAATTATCGTCTCTATAGTAATGAAACTTTAACGAGGCTTGAACGTATTGTACAGATGAAACAAGAGAAGTATAGTCTCGACGAGATTAAGCAATCTCTTGAGAAGTGGCGTCTGGTTAGTACAGAAGAACAAGTTGCCAGCAAATTGACAACATTGGAGCTTCATGTACAACAACTTGAGCGAGAGGTTAACGAACTCAAACCGCTACTTGGAGAGATGAAACCTGTACAAGCACGTAAAATGATGGCAGGACTCCTCACCAAAAGTGCCGGTACAATGGAGGCACTAAAAATCTTGCTTGAGAACACCATGATGTAG
- a CDS encoding zinc metallopeptidase, giving the protein MSFNNGMFVLIIIAFLLSLWAQFRVKGTFRRWSEVPNQNGMTGYDAARQMLDANGLHDVPIEPVRGTLSDHYDPINRVVRLSEPVYYENSISAVSVACHEVGHAIQHKESYPMLALRHRIFPIVNFASGLAPFLLIAGFIFNAMNLVGIGIIFFSVTVAFQLITLPVEFNASNRAREIMVSEGYIRNEEEKGVAKVLNAAALTYVAAALISLLELIRYIGIFNSRD; this is encoded by the coding sequence ATGAGTTTTAATAACGGTATGTTCGTATTGATCATTATCGCCTTTTTGCTCTCTTTATGGGCGCAATTTCGCGTTAAAGGTACGTTTAGACGTTGGTCGGAGGTACCGAATCAGAACGGAATGACTGGTTACGATGCCGCTCGCCAGATGCTTGATGCTAACGGCCTGCACGATGTTCCAATTGAACCTGTACGCGGCACGCTCTCTGATCACTATGATCCGATCAATCGGGTTGTACGTTTATCAGAACCAGTATATTATGAAAACTCAATCTCAGCTGTTTCGGTAGCGTGTCATGAAGTTGGCCACGCCATTCAGCATAAAGAAAGTTATCCGATGCTGGCACTGCGTCACCGGATCTTCCCCATTGTGAACTTTGCATCCGGATTAGCTCCATTCCTGTTGATTGCAGGATTCATCTTCAATGCCATGAACCTTGTAGGTATCGGTATCATCTTCTTCTCCGTAACTGTAGCATTCCAACTCATCACTTTACCGGTTGAGTTCAATGCAAGTAATCGCGCTAGAGAGATTATGGTATCCGAAGGGTACATTCGTAACGAAGAAGAAAAAGGTGTTGCAAAGGTCCTGAATGCCGCAGCCTTGACTTATGTCGCTGCAGCGTTGATCTCACTGCTTGAGTTGATTCGTTACATCGGAATCTTCAATAGCCGCGATTAA
- a CDS encoding LysR family transcriptional regulator, with amino-acid sequence MELRQLHYFLKVAQKEHVTQAAEELHVAQSAVSRQIHQLEEELGVDLFMQKGRNLQLTAVGQLFCKRIEGILKDLDKAVGEVHEFLDPEHGEIRIGFPHSLGIHLIPSVVAAFRQRYPNVKFRFKQGMFPTLIRDVLSGEVDLAFISPFPEKHDQVDGDIVLTEELHAILPPNHPLAGEETIALEQLKDDKFVLFSKGYSLRPIVWHACLEAGFTPKIAFEGEETDTIRGLVAAGMGVSLLPEMALFQTNPLQPAHVAISHPKVTRTIGLIHRADDKLPLVAQSFRSFLLHYFGLQQNNTPSD; translated from the coding sequence GTGGAATTAAGACAGTTGCATTACTTTTTGAAAGTGGCACAGAAGGAACATGTAACACAGGCTGCTGAAGAGTTGCATGTGGCACAGTCGGCGGTGAGTCGTCAGATTCATCAGCTGGAAGAAGAACTGGGCGTGGATCTTTTTATGCAAAAGGGGCGAAATCTGCAGTTGACTGCAGTAGGGCAGCTTTTTTGCAAACGAATTGAAGGTATATTAAAGGATTTGGACAAGGCAGTCGGGGAAGTTCATGAGTTTCTGGACCCGGAGCATGGAGAGATTCGAATTGGATTTCCGCATAGCCTGGGGATTCATCTCATTCCTTCCGTGGTGGCTGCTTTCCGTCAACGCTACCCCAACGTGAAATTCAGATTCAAGCAGGGGATGTTCCCTACACTGATTCGTGATGTGTTATCGGGTGAGGTAGACTTGGCATTTATTTCTCCTTTTCCAGAGAAGCATGATCAAGTAGATGGCGATATTGTACTCACGGAAGAATTACATGCGATCCTTCCTCCCAATCACCCGTTAGCTGGTGAAGAGACAATTGCACTGGAACAGCTCAAGGATGATAAATTTGTATTGTTTAGCAAAGGTTATTCTCTTCGTCCTATTGTGTGGCATGCTTGTCTGGAAGCTGGTTTTACACCCAAGATCGCTTTTGAAGGGGAAGAGACCGACACCATCCGCGGATTGGTCGCTGCGGGCATGGGAGTCAGTCTGCTGCCTGAGATGGCGCTATTCCAGACGAACCCGCTGCAACCGGCACATGTGGCCATCTCTCATCCCAAAGTAACACGGACCATTGGGTTAATTCACCGTGCGGATGACAAACTGCCACTGGTTGCCCAGTCCTTTCGTTCGTTTTTGCTTCATTATTTCGGTTTACAACAAAACAATACCCCATCCGATTAA
- a CDS encoding rhomboid family intramembrane serine protease, translated as MIFIRYENWKGYLKYFPLTSLFLIANVVMFIVLTVNGGSTNNMVLLKFGALTNHELFAHEWWRYITSMFLHAGFSHLLFNSFALIVFAPPMERLLGSVRYGVLYLGGGILGNILAVAWYNSVGSITISVGASGAIYAVYGAFLYVALFQRTMMDEASRKTMYTLLLFGIIFSFAMSGINWMAHLGGLLGGFFIYGLLIRLWKPRSLKR; from the coding sequence ATGATATTTATTCGCTATGAGAACTGGAAAGGTTATTTGAAGTATTTCCCTTTGACGTCGCTTTTTTTAATTGCCAATGTAGTCATGTTTATTGTGTTAACGGTGAACGGTGGATCAACGAACAATATGGTGCTGCTGAAATTCGGGGCACTTACGAATCATGAACTGTTCGCACATGAATGGTGGCGTTACATTACATCCATGTTCCTGCATGCGGGCTTCAGTCATTTATTGTTTAACAGCTTTGCGTTAATCGTATTTGCACCACCGATGGAGCGTTTGCTCGGGTCGGTAAGGTATGGTGTATTGTACCTGGGTGGCGGTATATTGGGTAATATTCTTGCTGTTGCGTGGTACAACTCGGTTGGGAGTATTACCATCTCTGTAGGTGCTTCAGGAGCGATCTATGCCGTCTATGGTGCATTCCTGTATGTAGCACTGTTCCAGCGAACGATGATGGACGAGGCTTCGCGCAAAACAATGTACACATTGCTTTTGTTCGGGATCATATTCTCCTTCGCCATGTCAGGCATCAACTGGATGGCTCACCTTGGGGGATTGTTGGGTGGATTCTTTATTTACGGACTGTTGATCAGATTGTGGAAACCCCGTAGCTTAAAGCGGTAG
- the tpx gene encoding thiol peroxidase: MTQERTGAATFKGNPITLIGPELKVGDQAPDFTLSKNLVEDASLKDFAGKIKLISVVPSLDTGVCDAQTRRFNVEAGELGDNVVVLTVSVDLPFAQARWCGAAGVDRVVTLSDYKTRSFGEDYGVLIKEFQLDMRSIFVLDAEDRITYVEYLPEMTDSPNFEQAIAAVKALL; the protein is encoded by the coding sequence ATGACACAAGAACGTACAGGCGCAGCCACATTTAAAGGCAACCCTATTACATTGATCGGACCCGAACTGAAAGTGGGCGATCAAGCACCTGATTTTACCCTGAGCAAGAACCTGGTTGAGGATGCTTCCCTGAAAGACTTCGCAGGCAAAATCAAATTAATCAGCGTTGTTCCTTCCCTGGATACTGGCGTATGCGATGCGCAAACTCGTCGTTTCAACGTGGAAGCTGGAGAACTCGGAGACAATGTTGTTGTCTTGACAGTAAGTGTTGACCTTCCGTTCGCTCAGGCCCGTTGGTGCGGAGCAGCTGGTGTTGACCGCGTAGTTACATTGTCAGACTACAAAACACGTTCTTTCGGTGAAGACTACGGCGTTCTGATCAAAGAATTCCAACTCGACATGCGCTCCATTTTTGTTTTGGATGCCGAAGACCGGATTACATATGTGGAGTATTTGCCTGAAATGACAGACTCCCCTAACTTCGAACAAGCGATTGCTGCTGTAAAAGCTTTGCTGTAG
- a CDS encoding DUF1499 domain-containing protein — protein MTLKRTLVGIIRSMEGTSDRAKDPKLKTRYYNLSKDRAWEEVSSTLKKIPGYKVLHEVPSVGEVILEKRTTFGRTMDITVSIISVSPVRSAVDMYSASRGSLGDLGSNYRTIMNLFSVLDKKLSKYKAND, from the coding sequence TTGACCTTAAAGAGAACGCTCGTCGGTATCATCCGCAGCATGGAGGGGACCAGCGATCGAGCCAAGGATCCCAAATTAAAAACACGGTATTATAACTTATCTAAAGACAGAGCCTGGGAAGAGGTCTCTTCGACACTCAAAAAGATTCCGGGTTATAAAGTGCTGCATGAAGTACCTTCTGTTGGAGAAGTTATTCTGGAGAAGCGGACTACCTTTGGACGGACGATGGATATTACAGTTTCCATTATCTCGGTAAGTCCTGTTCGCAGTGCGGTGGATATGTATTCAGCTTCACGTGGTTCACTTGGAGACTTGGGTTCCAATTATCGCACGATTATGAACTTATTCTCTGTACTGGATAAAAAGCTAAGCAAGTATAAAGCAAATGATTGA
- a CDS encoding YesL family protein, producing MEFKGAMGGIYRLTEWITRLAATNLLWAICSSPFLFFLIMKLLVMQQNLANESLQMNWAIAIVAPLTLFPATSALFTVVRKWNMGDTDVPIFRTFFVGYKENYKQSLIGGIFYTLLFAIMYLDYTVYMTQFRNMQLVGIIMLVLLLLLFVSLFNFFSMVVHYHMSIGLIIKNAVLLTLIRPFRVFSTLLGSGLLFYIGFRYPVLFVFFIISIIAWFAFFNFYATFNKMQEQMEKMQLKKEEEEAAALAEQSAENGETSEPSDDKNITLQK from the coding sequence TTGGAATTTAAAGGAGCTATGGGTGGGATCTACCGGCTTACAGAGTGGATTACGAGACTGGCCGCAACCAATCTGTTGTGGGCTATTTGTTCGTCTCCGTTCTTGTTTTTCTTGATTATGAAACTGCTCGTGATGCAGCAGAACCTCGCAAATGAATCATTGCAAATGAACTGGGCTATAGCTATTGTGGCACCGCTTACACTGTTCCCGGCGACTTCGGCGCTGTTTACGGTTGTTCGTAAATGGAATATGGGCGATACGGATGTACCGATCTTCCGTACTTTCTTTGTAGGTTACAAGGAAAACTACAAGCAAAGTTTAATTGGGGGTATTTTTTACACACTGCTGTTCGCGATTATGTATCTGGATTATACAGTGTACATGACGCAGTTCCGCAATATGCAGCTCGTGGGAATCATCATGTTAGTACTGCTTCTCTTGTTATTTGTATCACTCTTTAACTTTTTCTCGATGGTTGTACACTATCATATGTCCATCGGACTCATTATCAAAAACGCGGTATTGCTTACGCTGATCAGACCATTCCGTGTATTTTCCACATTGCTGGGAAGTGGATTGCTGTTCTATATCGGTTTCCGTTATCCGGTCTTGTTTGTTTTCTTCATTATCAGCATCATTGCTTGGTTCGCTTTCTTTAACTTCTACGCAACCTTCAACAAGATGCAGGAGCAGATGGAGAAGATGCAACTTAAGAAGGAAGAAGAGGAAGCTGCTGCGCTGGCTGAACAATCAGCAGAGAATGGTGAAACATCTGAGCCATCAGACGACAAAAACATTACATTGCAAAAATAA
- a CDS encoding DEAD/DEAH box helicase yields the protein MTNLNFTDFNLEPLVLQAITELGFEEATPIQSKAIPLALEGRDLIGQAQTGTGKTAAFGIPLISKITKSDEKIRALIMAPTRELAIQVAEEIEKLTRFKGLRSLPIYGGQDIVRQIRALKRKPQIIIGTPGRLLDHINRKTIKLDDVQTVVLDEADEMLDMGFMEDIQSILKQVPDERQTMLFSATMPPNIQKLAQQFLNNPEHISVIPKHVSAPLIDQSYIEVPERQKFEALSRLLDMESPELAIVFGRTKRRVDELAEALQKRGYSADGLHGDLSQNQRDAVMRKFRDGSIDVLVATDVAARGLDVSGVTHVVNFDLPQDPESYVHRIGRTGRAGKEGAAWSFVTPREIDHLHFIERVTRHRIPRKPLPTMAEAVEGKQRLTAERLLEIVQSGELNEYKGIAIQMLEQYDSVQLLSAALKLLTGDKKDAQVDLTPEDPIRAKRRKPDVRSGGRKPSGYSGNRTSGSSGGGYNRDRNSSGGGRGGYNRDRNSGSSTGGGSREGGYNRDRKPRPSSNEGRRPAKDSSFE from the coding sequence TTGACAAATTTAAACTTTACAGATTTCAATCTTGAACCACTGGTGCTGCAAGCCATCACTGAGCTCGGGTTTGAAGAAGCAACACCGATCCAATCCAAAGCGATTCCTTTGGCACTCGAAGGCAGAGATTTGATTGGTCAAGCCCAAACAGGTACGGGTAAAACAGCTGCATTCGGTATTCCGTTGATCAGCAAAATCACGAAAAGTGACGAGAAAATCCGCGCCCTTATTATGGCACCTACACGTGAACTTGCCATTCAAGTTGCTGAAGAGATCGAAAAACTCACTCGCTTCAAAGGTCTTCGCTCCCTGCCAATCTACGGCGGACAAGATATCGTGCGTCAAATCCGTGCACTGAAAAGAAAACCACAGATCATCATTGGTACACCTGGACGTCTCCTTGACCACATCAACCGCAAAACAATCAAACTAGATGATGTACAAACTGTTGTACTGGATGAAGCAGATGAAATGCTCGACATGGGTTTCATGGAGGATATCCAATCCATCCTGAAACAAGTTCCAGACGAGCGCCAAACTATGCTGTTCTCAGCAACAATGCCTCCTAACATTCAAAAATTGGCACAACAATTCTTGAACAATCCTGAACACATTTCTGTGATTCCGAAACATGTTAGTGCACCATTGATTGACCAATCCTATATCGAAGTACCTGAGCGTCAAAAATTCGAAGCATTGAGCCGTTTGTTGGATATGGAATCTCCTGAACTGGCGATCGTATTCGGACGTACAAAACGTCGTGTTGACGAATTGGCTGAAGCTTTGCAAAAACGTGGATATTCTGCAGACGGTCTTCATGGTGACTTGTCCCAGAATCAACGTGATGCGGTAATGCGTAAGTTCCGTGACGGCAGCATTGACGTACTCGTTGCAACAGACGTGGCTGCACGTGGTCTCGACGTATCTGGCGTAACTCACGTTGTTAACTTTGACCTTCCGCAAGATCCGGAGAGCTATGTTCACCGTATCGGTCGTACAGGTCGTGCGGGTAAAGAGGGTGCTGCTTGGTCCTTCGTTACACCGCGTGAGATTGATCACTTGCACTTCATCGAGCGTGTAACACGTCACCGTATTCCACGTAAACCACTGCCAACAATGGCAGAAGCGGTTGAAGGTAAACAACGTTTGACAGCAGAGCGCTTGCTGGAAATCGTACAATCAGGCGAACTGAACGAATACAAAGGTATTGCGATTCAAATGCTTGAGCAATATGATTCTGTTCAACTGTTGTCGGCTGCACTGAAGCTCCTGACAGGTGACAAGAAAGATGCTCAAGTTGATCTGACTCCTGAAGATCCAATCCGTGCGAAACGTCGTAAACCGGACGTTCGCTCTGGCGGACGTAAACCATCAGGTTACAGCGGTAACCGTACAAGTGGTAGCAGTGGTGGTGGTTACAACCGCGACCGCAACAGCAGTGGTGGCGGACGTGGCGGTTACAACCGTGATCGTAACAGCGGCAGCAGCACTGGCGGTGGAAGCAGAGAAGGTGGTTACAACCGTGACCGCAAACCGCGTCCAAGCAGCAACGAAGGACGTCGTCCAGCGAAAGATTCCTCTTTCGAGTAA
- a CDS encoding putative glycoside hydrolase, which translates to MNMFWALLAMAFGGFGVAPAVADQGNPQFQSLSNSFNTAIIQSQKDQVVIDADNPPAKTDPQPDAPVVKGIYVTAYSAGGARMKELLELTDSTELNAMVIDIKDDLGYITYPTENKALQKMGKSQPFIRDIDALMKRLQKHEVYPIARVVVFKDTILAKKNPELSFRNKDGSVWANGKGDSFVNPYSKEVWDYNIEIAKEAAKLGFKEIQFDYVRFPEGFETRADVLKYTKSDKSRVDVVAEFVQYARKELAPLGVRVSVDIFGYAASVPAAEGIGQDFVKISENVDVISPMVYPSHYSTGWYGVKDPDKDPYTTIKGSMEDTHKKLDPTKELKPVIRPWIQDFTASWLGSGHYIKYGKKQVEDQIRAMKDMDVHEYLLWNASNRYTSGVQYK; encoded by the coding sequence ATGAACATGTTTTGGGCTTTACTGGCTATGGCCTTTGGAGGCTTTGGTGTTGCTCCGGCGGTGGCAGATCAGGGAAATCCTCAATTCCAATCGTTAAGCAACAGTTTTAACACCGCAATTATCCAATCTCAAAAAGATCAGGTTGTTATCGATGCCGATAATCCACCTGCTAAAACTGACCCACAACCTGATGCCCCCGTGGTCAAAGGTATCTATGTAACGGCATACAGTGCTGGCGGCGCACGCATGAAAGAATTGCTAGAACTGACAGACAGTACAGAACTGAATGCGATGGTCATTGATATCAAAGACGATCTCGGATACATAACTTATCCCACAGAAAACAAAGCGCTTCAGAAAATGGGTAAATCCCAACCTTTTATTCGGGATATCGATGCCTTGATGAAACGATTGCAAAAACATGAGGTCTACCCGATTGCACGTGTCGTTGTATTCAAAGACACAATTCTTGCGAAGAAGAATCCAGAACTTTCTTTCCGCAACAAGGATGGATCTGTATGGGCAAATGGCAAAGGCGACAGCTTCGTGAATCCATACAGCAAGGAAGTATGGGACTATAATATCGAAATCGCCAAGGAAGCAGCCAAGCTTGGATTCAAAGAGATTCAATTTGACTACGTTCGTTTCCCGGAAGGTTTCGAAACTCGTGCTGATGTACTCAAATACACCAAATCTGACAAGTCCCGGGTCGATGTTGTAGCTGAATTCGTGCAATATGCACGCAAAGAGCTGGCACCGTTAGGTGTGCGTGTCTCGGTTGATATTTTCGGTTATGCCGCTTCCGTACCTGCGGCTGAAGGCATTGGACAGGATTTTGTTAAAATATCCGAAAATGTGGACGTGATCTCACCGATGGTATACCCTAGTCACTATTCAACTGGCTGGTATGGGGTCAAGGACCCTGATAAAGATCCTTACACAACCATCAAGGGTTCAATGGAAGATACACACAAGAAACTGGACCCTACCAAAGAGCTCAAACCTGTCATTCGTCCGTGGATTCAGGACTTCACAGCAAGCTGGCTGGGAAGTGGGCATTATATCAAGTATGGCAAGAAACAAGTGGAAGACCAGATTAGAGCGATGAAAGACATGGATGTGCATGAATATCTGCTCTGGAATGCGTCCAACCGTTATACATCAGGTGTACAATATAAGTAA